In the Pelagicoccus albus genome, GAACTGCTCGAAAGCTCCTTCGTAGCCAGTCCGTTCGAAATCGACGATGAAATCGATGTCGCTGAGCTCGTGATTCGAGCCGTCAGCGTAGGATCCAAAGATATGCAAGCTTTAGATTTTGAAACGCTTACAGGCTCCTGAAATCGCATCTTGGTTCTTTCGAATCGGGTTCATTGTGGAGTGATGGTGGTAATTTTCCCTAGAAGGTCAAACCGTCGATTTTTTCTTTGGTGAACGTGAAGTCCATACGCGTAGGTCATCGCGGAGCGATGGCCGGAATTGTATGGGACGACTGGTTCATCCCTTTTTCATTCTTGGTTGGATGATTTCTATGGGGATGTGCTTTTGATACAAAAGATAGTCCTTGTCTTTCGACAGGATCGGAGTGCTCCAATGGACGGAGCATGCGGAAATTATGAAGTCAGTGTTGGATCCTTGGATTCCTTTGCTTCTGCAGAGGTTGAAAAACCTTGCTGCTAAGACGTATACCTCGGATGGAATCGATCTGTCCGGAAAAGCCGCCAATCTCTCTGAAAACGAATCGAAAATATGGCTCTCCCTTATTCCGGATAAGACTTCCATTCGGATGGGGCCGATCATCTCGATGCGTCCTTCCTGGATAAGATCGATCAATTCATCCACGTAAGCGGATTTCTTTCCTTTCTTTCTTCTGAGAGCTTCAGACCAAACGTCGGTATCTACGATAACCTTCACTTAACTTTTCTTTGCTTCTTGTAGTCGTAGTCTGGGTCCATGTCCACCGTTCCGAAAAAATCGAGGATCTTAAGTTGTTCTCTCCGTTGGACATACTCAGAAAGCGCCTGATTCACGGCTTCTTTCTTGGTTCTCATCCCGCCAAGTCTCATGGCTTTCGAGAGAAGTGTTTCATTGAGTTCGATGTTTGTTGCCATGTGCGAAATCTCGCACAAGAAGCGGTGGAGTCAATTTCTTTGGTGAACGCTGAGGTGTCACGCGGAGGGGGCGCAGCCCCCGGAGTTGTGACGACCGACTTGTTCTGCCTTCGTTTTGTAGTAGTAGGGAGGGTTCGGATTCTCGAATTGTACGCCTTCGTCGAAAGCATCTGAGATTTTGTTCGGTAAATACTTTCCCATAATCTCAAGATAGCAGCGATTCATCGCCGCAAAAGCTCCAGAATCTTTGGATCCCAAGAATTTCGATACATCTTCAATTGATTCGTAATGTAGAGGTTGGTGAAAGAAGCGATTCAACTCACCAATCGTTTGATGCAGATACATGAAATCTCTCAGGCTCATTTCGATCTTCTCACTCGGATCGATTGTGTCCAAACCGTATTCAATCTGCTCTTCGACTGTGGTGTATTTATTCATCCTTATTTTTGCAGAACGCCGAGTGCATACGATGGAGGAGGCGCAGCCTCCGGAATTGTATGCCACGACTTGTTCTGCTTAGTTTCTAAGGTAGTTTCGGCTTTGGTTTTAGTGAGAACTGTACCCAGTTGTTGAGGTGGTAAATCCTTCTGACGAAATGGGTAAGTTCCCAAAGGATGCCCATTATAACCATGAGGAAGAACTCATAGTGAAAACTGTCTTTCTTAATTATATCTAGATCTGTTGCCTTGGTGCGGTGAATCACCTGCCCGTATAAAAACAACTCAAAGGCGTTCCATTTCGTGTTCTCTCTGTTTGGTAATGCGACCCTTGTTCTCTCCTTTTTGAATTTTTCGAACTCTTTTCGTGCTTTCTTCAGGTGGTATTTCCAAAAACCGCTAGCTCCTAGTTTGTGGTAAATGTTCGGCATTCTATGAATCGTCCAATCGTCATCGTTAAGAAAGAAACCGCGTATTTGTCCGGTGTAACCCGCTATTATTGCTTCGGCCGGGTGAACGGCTTTGATGGTAGAGACTTTTCCAGGGGCTGACCAAGTCGTCGATAGCTGCAAATCTCGTGAGCGTCGAAATCGTATGAAGGGATGGTATTCGAGATGTTCGGCGGTATCTTGATAAAGGAGTAGAGATTCTAGGGGAGATGGAGGCATTTGTTTTTTTTTTGCAGAACGTGAAAGCCATACGCGGAGGTCATCGCGGAGCGATGGCCGGAGTTGTATGGGCTGCCTGGTTCGACTCTTTCTTAAATACTATTTTTTCGGTACGAATTTTGTCTTTTTCTGTGACTTTGGCGAAAACAACAAATCGATCTTTTCCTTTTCTTTTGAATTCGAACTCGAGTGGCCACGGGAGTTCATCTACAGATCTGAAGTTAGCTCTTCCTGATTCATTCGTGACTATCTTTCCTTTTATCTCTCTTCCCCACGTTTCAACTTCGCCATCCTCTTCGATGATACATGAAAACATTGTGAGGTATGCGATGAAGTTGTCGTCACGAACCGATACTTCTAGCCAAGTGTTGAAGCCGACCATATCATCGGTCGTGTAGGTTCCTTCTGCGAGATACGGCTCTTCGGCAGCGGTCAAGGAAACCGCTAGGAGAGAACAGACTGCGAAGATGATTTTCATTTTTTCGTCGAACGCCAAGACCATACGACGAGGCCTAGGCTTGGCCTCCATGTCTGAGGTCGTCGATTTCTAAAGGTTCGTTGTGAAAGGGGCGGGCGTTTGCCGAAGTTGTATGCGTCGCCTTGTTGGCATTTTCTTTCATTAGATTGATACCCAAAGTAATAAGCATAAAAGGAGTCCAATGGAGTTCAGTGCTGGGTAAATGCCCTTGGTCTTTCGACTAGTGATGAAATACAATAAAATCGAACATATCGAAACAGGAATGTAGGCGAGGTATGAATACAGGAATACTTTAGAAAGTGACGTTCTAGCAGGTTCGTTCAGGTGGATGAAAAGCATGATCCCCACGATTATTGCGGTGGTGGAGAATAGTGTGGTTCCAATCCAGAAATCTGAAGAAGCTACTTTGTCTTTGGTCATTTTCTTTCTGCCAACGCAGAGGCCATGCATGGAGGCCTCAGTTGAGGTT is a window encoding:
- a CDS encoding PIN domain nuclease; amino-acid sequence: MKVIVDTDVWSEALRRKKGKKSAYVDELIDLIQEGRIEMIGPIRMEVLSGIRESHIFDSFSERLAAFPDRSIPSEVYVLAARFFNLCRSKGIQGSNTDFIISACSVHWSTPILSKDKDYLLYQKHIPIEIIQPRMKKG
- a CDS encoding type II toxin-antitoxin system VapB family antitoxin translates to MATNIELNETLLSKAMRLGGMRTKKEAVNQALSEYVQRREQLKILDFFGTVDMDPDYDYKKQRKVK